The Phoenix dactylifera cultivar Barhee BC4 unplaced genomic scaffold, palm_55x_up_171113_PBpolish2nd_filt_p 000832F, whole genome shotgun sequence DNA window TGAAGCCATTCCCCGACCTGCATGTCTGATTCCATTCTCCCGAACACTTCCGTAGGCAAAGTGGACATCTTTCTCATCCTTTAAAAGTTTGTAGAGTTTCTGGCGGATCATGCCACCCTGCAACACCCATCCAAATGAAATTATTTACACGATCAGCAATGGATAGAAATAAACAAAAGCGGACAACCAAACATAATAAGcatgaaaaaaaatcaatggTGTTGCAGTTATATTGTGGTTACAAAAGGGGCTAGGCTAGCAAACCCAACTTATCATTTCAATCAGTAATCTTATATTACTCTTACTATATATCAATCAAAAAAGCTCACGCTCCTAATTGAACACCAACAAAGAGCAGTGGCAGAGTTCAAAACAGCCTCTAAAAAACTTAATAGATCAGAAGGTAATTTATTTCCAAAGAAACTTACATCCTTCCTGAGGATTGCTCCCTGGAAATAGGCCAATATAGGGCGGTCTTCAAATGGGgctgaatcattgccaactgaAGGCACTACATGCATGTAAGGAGCAATGACATCCTTCTTGAGATTCGCAATCTCAACCGGGTATCTCCCAAAATCTGCGAGCAGAAACATAGCCGACCCAAGCTTCCTCCGAGCCTCCAACATGCTGTTCGGATGATGGGCTACAATCACATGATCCTTTCCACCCGCTCTCCTCCACTCCTCACGGCTCATCAAGTAGTCCACCAATTTCTTCTGCAAAAGCTTATTCTGACCAACCTTTCCCTTCCCATGGAGCTTAGAATGCCTGTTGTAGCTCAATGATGAGAAGAATGGCACAAAGATCGCATCTGCATGGCTCGAATCCATCACTCTAATTGCCGAGCAAGGCCTGACGACACCCGGAGAATTCGAAGAGAGAAGATCCAATGTAAGCCAGTATTCTACACTGTGCTGCAAATTTAAGCCACCCGGGTAGGTCGGGATGCGATTACGAACTTCCGGCCATATCTGATCTTTTCTCCCCTTCCAACCCAACAGTCCAAAATGAAACTCAGGAGGTAAGTCGTACATATAAACCTTGAGCAAAGCCTGATTCGAGTCACAtcgtttcctttttccttcacctGAGACCCTCGCATCCTTCTTAGAATTGGAATTTCGTCGAACACTGATTCGATATTtcataggaggaggaggaggaggaggcaataACTCAAGATGATGATAGCTATGATCCCTGAATCGGGTGCTGAGCTCTGATGTCTTATTGGCAAGCACTAGCATAAGAACTGATTCAGGTATGAGGTACCCACTGCTCGACCTTAGAAGAGTGGAGCAAGAGAAAACCAAGAGGAAGATGGACAGAGAGACGACAAAGAAGAGGAATCTCTTGGTCACAAAGGACAAAGGCTGCATCTTCCTCTCCGTCATCAAAACAGAGCACCCTATTGAGGTATAATTGAACTAATGAAAGAAGAGTTCTAGATCTATTAGGGAATCAATCACTTGCAGAGTTGCAGCGCTGCCCAAAACAAGTAGCGTTTGCAACTAGCATCTACTactaaatttgacttcaaagtAGAAAGCAACAAAACCCCTTAGAATTCCATAGAGGACAAGACCCTAAAACCTCAAATCTCCCACTAAAATAAGCTCTTTTTCATAACCTTTTGTTCTAATCAGTTATTTTTAgatatactaaaaaaaaaaaaaacattcatcCTCCAAAACACTTGAGAAAGACACAAAAACATACAAAACATTAAAGTCCTAAGTAAAAGATAGATCTCTAATTATACTTTCAAGGGGAGAAAAAAACCAATTCTAGAACATAAGATATTTGAGGTTAAGGAACTGATGGTGAACTTGGGAGGTTGGTGTGATTCTGATCTTTGGTGGCACTTCCTATGGAGCCAGCAAGGGATGGTGGGTGATAAATACCTGATGGAGGGAGCAGGGCTTCCAAGGCGAAGCTGGCAGAGGAGGACGACTGCAGTATTCGTCGCCAAAGGGTCTTGGACTCTTGGATCAGTCTATTCCATTTCGTTTATCGATATTATagttttaatatataataataataatgcttGAAATGAGAAATTTGGGAAGGCGACTTTGGCATGGTAGGGGGTAGTTTGGAAGGTCATTTGGAGTGTAGATCCCTGCGAATCTCGGAAGATTAGGTGTCCCACCGCCGGCACTGTCCGATTTGTCCGGTCGAAAAATTTCCAACTCTTTACTCAACATGGAAAGGCATGCACTTACCGTAAACTATGCTTTACAGGAAACTAACCTATGAGCCTCATTTagagataccaatcggatcagGTCGGGTCATAAATAGGTCGGATTATATGCAGGTCagatcagaaaatcataaatctgaacccgacatatttattaaataggtcagaaattacaacctaaacttgtcatgtttaataaacagataacccaacccgacccgtttaacctgtttaataaacaggtaacccgacccgacccgtttaacctgtttaataaataggtaacttgtttgcccaacccgactcgacctgtttaatctgtttGTCCAACCcgatccgtttaacctgtttagacctgtttaatctgcCCAACCTAATCTGTTTAActtgcccaacccgacctgtttagacttgtttagacccgtttaacctgtttagacctatttaacctgtttaacccgtttagacCTGTTAAatctgcccaacagttaaacaggttaaatggtttaaacgggtcagacatctaaaatccgtatccgacccaattaataaacaggttaaacggatcgACCTATTTACGATCCGAACctatttaggccaaacccaaacatatttatggcgggtcgaatacggatcgggttggcgggttaggtcatattttgccacccttaGCCTGATTTAATTATGGTCGCTGTGATTGGGAGATTTGGTCTCACCAGTTTAACCTTTCGACTAGAGAGCATTCGAACTAAGCTTATTTCTGATGTCACAAGTTGGGACAAGTTTAATTTTATCTCTatgtaataatatatattaaactatattagtgttttttttttcagttgagTGTCTTAATTCTTCAATTGATCAGACTCATAATAGCGTCTATAGCTTCCATCAATGCAAGCGGGCTGGTGTGGGACTTCATAATTGACATATCCAAGTTCTAATTCCAATATTTTTGATTGTGTGCTGCTGCACGGTATACAATAGATTAGTGTTTGGATGATAAAAAGTCATGGAagtacaataaaaaaaaaagcctcaCATGTCTATGTATGACTTACCAGCTTCTCATGTTCGTACGTGCATCCCCAACTCCCATACAATCTTTACTCGGGAAAACACATGCATGTCTGGATCCAGGGAGCCTGACCGGGATGGGGTTGGACCAACTCCTCACCCGAGATATTTGGGAGATAGGAAGTGATGGGGTTGCCTTCCAGGCCAAATATGTATATAGAAAGATAAATAAGACCGCGGACTAAGTTGCTGCTTATGCGGCCAACCACATGAGAGGTACATTGTTGACTACTGAGGAAGAGTTGCTTAAGATACTTTGGaacattttgttttttgattttattggatgtgttCGTATCCGAATGATATGAACTGCCAGCGtaagaaa harbors:
- the LOC103703235 gene encoding probable arabinosyltransferase ARAD1 yields the protein MTERKMQPLSFVTKRFLFFVVSLSIFLLVFSCSTLLRSSSGYLIPESVLMLVLANKTSELSTRFRDHSYHHLELLPPPPPPPMKYRISVRRNSNSKKDARVSGEGKRKRCDSNQALLKVYMYDLPPEFHFGLLGWKGRKDQIWPEVRNRIPTYPGGLNLQHSVEYWLTLDLLSSNSPGVVRPCSAIRVMDSSHADAIFVPFFSSLSYNRHSKLHGKGKVGQNKLLQKKLVDYLMSREEWRRAGGKDHVIVAHHPNSMLEARRKLGSAMFLLADFGRYPVEIANLKKDVIAPYMHVVPSVGNDSAPFEDRPILAYFQGAILRKDGGMIRQKLYKLLKDEKDVHFAYGSVRENGIRHAGRGMASSRFCLNIAGDTPSSNRLFDAIVSQCVPVVISDDIELPFEDVLDYSEFCVFVRASDAVQKGFLLNLLRGIKRDEWTKMWERLKQIAHHFEYQYPSKQGDAVQMIWEALARKISYVHLELHKENRLHRAELMN